A genomic window from Nicotiana sylvestris chromosome 11, ASM39365v2, whole genome shotgun sequence includes:
- the LOC138881492 gene encoding uncharacterized protein — protein MKAQALADYLAENPVDDEYQPLNTYFRDEEVNSVEAISEDINAWKMFFHGAINVKCDGIGAILISPTGQHYLATTRLRFFCTNNIADYKACIMSMNMAIDQDVEELLITGDSYFIIRQAQGEWETRDVKLIPYRQHVEELGKRFKSIEFK, from the coding sequence atgaaagcccaggcgttagcagattaTTTGgctgaaaatccggtcgatgatgaataccaacctctGAATACTTACTTCCGggatgaagaggtaaactcagttgaggcaatatccgaagacatcaatgcttggaaaatgttcttccaTGGAGCGATAAACGTAAAATGTgatggaattggggcaatcttgatctcgcccaccggtcagcattatctggcCACAACCAGGcttcggtttttctgcacaaacaacattGCCGACTATAAAGCTTGCATTATgagtatgaacatggcaatcgaccaagatgtcgaagaacTATTAATCACGGGAGACTCATATTttattatccgacaagctcaaggagaatgggaaaccagagacgtcaagcttattccttataggcaacatgtggaagaacttggaaagcgattcaagtcaatagagttc